TACTACTTCATAAGCTGCTCTGAGTAGGCAAGGCAAGTCTTTCCCTGTCAGCCACAGACCAGTACAGTATTTGGCTAAAACCCCGGTTGATTTGGCACAAGATGCCACAAACCATGCCTGACTCCAGAGTTCTGTTTCCCTCATGCTGGCAGCCAAAGAGCAGCCATGCAAAAGGAACCAACTGGTGCAGGATTTGAGCTGCACCAGGGCTCAGTGTGGTGGGTTTGACGGCTCTGAGCTCACACCACACACCATGCAGAGTGCTTAGCAGCAGTGGCGGCTTTTATCTCTCGAGGTCCTTCCTCAATCTGCTTCTGCCTGGTGCAGGAAGCAGAGGGGCTTtcagctgctggggaaaggTGATTCTACCTTTGCTGGTGCTCTCCTGGCCCACGCCACAGCTTCGGGTGCAGAAGGTGCAGCGATCATTGCCGCAGCGATAGCCCTCCTTGCACGTGCATTCAGCATCGCTTGTTGAGGAGCAATTTTTCAAATACCGAAACAGTCCTGCAAGGGTAAAAACAGCGTTAGCTTACAGCACGGACCTTTGCTCTCACAAGAACCAGGCTGGCGGCTCCAGCGTTATTTGGCCAGAGGCACATCCCTCGCCGGGCAGGTGCCACCCGGTCACGCCGTTGCCACGggaggtcacagcagggctggtggcatCGCCGCCGGTACCTTCGCACCGTCGACACATCCTGCAGCCGCCGCTTCCCGCCGCGCTGGAGAAGGTGccggccgggcagggctggcacggcGCGCCCGCTCCTCGTTCGCAGTCGGCGCTCTTTACGAAGGTACCTGCGGGGCGAGACACGGCGGTCACACGGGCCGGGACACGGCTGTCACCGCACCCCGGCACGGTCCTTACCCGCCGGGCAGTGAGCGCCGCACGGCAGCGCGGCTCCCGGGCTCAGCGCCAGCGCCAGCAGCGCCGCGGGCAGCAGCGCCCGGCCCGGAGCCATGGGTCGGAGCGGGTCGCAGCGGGGACTGCGCGCGGGACACCCGGCACCGGCCCTTAGCCACCGCCCCCGGGGGGCCTGGCTGCGTCAtcccgggggcggcggggaaTCCCCGGCCCGGCGGGACTTTCCGGACCCTCCCAGAGGCGCGACCCCTCAGCTGTGCCGGGCACCGCCCGCAAAGCTCTCTCAGCGATGCCGGTCAGCGCTCGCCCTTTTCACCTACGGGGCTTCCCGGTGAGTGCGGCGTGGAATCCCCGGGAGGTGAAAGGCGAGAGGCGGGGCCGGCAGCCGCAGCCGTGCCGGGGACGCTGAGCGCACATGGGCACCGCGGGGACACGCGGGGAGCGCCGCGCCCCGGCCGGGAGCGTGCGGAGCTCCCGCCCGCCGGCACGGGAACggcgaggccccgccccctgcgGCCGCTCACAGCCAATCCCCGGGCCTGGCCCCGCCCACTGCACATCCCCGCAGCCAATCCCTGAGCGCGGTTCTGTCCCACAGCCGGGCCCGGAGCGCGGGCAGGAGCAGATATGGTGAACGCTGGGTGCAGAGTTATAACTGAGAAGCGAACGTATGGtccgtgtgtgtgtgccctgcctGTGTGTGCCCGGCACACGGGCAGGCTGAGCAAGGACCAGCCTGTCCAGGTTCTGAGCGGAGTCCGCTGTGGGCAGCACACAAAGCGCCCCGTAGCGGGAGCTGAACCCCGCACCGATCCCAGCAGAGGCCTCAGCGGTCCTTCCCTATCACCGGCTCTCCTCCCTTGGACTTGAGCTGCTCTGCCGCAGCTCTCGTGAGCTCAGAACCAGACCGGGCCTACCAGCACCTGCGAACAGGCTTTTACACAGCAGGGCTTTGCAGTCCTAAAGAGGCCCGCTAACAGCTCTGTCTGTCCTTCAAAACACCGAAACTCCTTAAAACCAGGGGCAGCATCATCCCTGAGCCACAGGCATTCCCTGGGAAACAAGTGTCGGGCAGACGCTTCGGGCAGAGAGCGGAGAAGAGCAAGGCTCGGTCCGTGAGGGGCGGCAGCGGCAGTAGCGGCAGCAGCGGCTCGGTTTGCGGTCGCGCCGCCGTAGGAGGTGACCCTTGCCACGGTGCGGGTACCAGAGCGCTCTCCGCGTTCCGAGAGCCCGTGAGAAAAGCGGAGCGTGCCGGCAGCgcgggggagcggcggggcgaGGCCGGGGCGGAGCGCGGGCGGTACCGGGGCCGGGGCGGAGCGCCCCAGAGCCGCCCGCGGCCCCGCTGAGGTGAGTTGTGGCCGCCGCCGCTGCGGCTgccgcgggcccggcccggaGAGCCCTGTGGGGCGGGGGTGTCGGTGTGGGCGGTGTCGGTGTGGGTGGAGGGTTCGGtagccgggccgggcggggttGCGGTGCCCAGGCGGCCGCGTTGCAGGGCCCAAAGCCTCGCCGTGCCCGTGAGGAGGCCTCGGTCCATGGCCGGGCCCGGCCCGTGCCGTCCCTGCCGCGGGGAATGGCGCCGTGTCCCACACGAGCTGAGGGGAACGCGCCGCCTTTCCACCCGGGCGGGCCGAGCTTGCTCCTTCAGGCTTGCCGTGCCTGTGGATAGCGGGCTGTGCTCGGGGCACTGCAGGGTGTGATTGCTTTTAAAGCCACCCTGGTTGGAGTTTGTGATTCACCATCTCCAGAAGGGCTCCTGTACCCACGCAGGGCTGTGCCTTTGGCTGAGGGGTTTGAGGCGGCCTCAGCTGCACTGAGGAGCAAATGGGAGACTGGCATTTACTATGTGTAGGTAGATTGTTAAATGAAGTTGTTAGGTCTGTGTAACTTAGTCCTGCCTTCTCAAAAACTGTCTTTCCGTAGTAGTGGGACAGCTATTTACATATGCACCCACATGAAGAACAGTACTAATGCTCAAGATTTGTACAATAAATATCTAAAGGCATTATGGAGAGACTGCATTTTGCAAAACTAGGATAAAGAGTAAATGTGCCTGTTTTCATCTAAAGAATTAATGAAAGGGATGCAAACTGTGATCTAGActatttttcttcaataaaaagCAAGTGCAGCATTTCTGCATGGTGGCTATTCAGGTAGTTTTTTGCTAGTCAAATTCATATGAAAATTTTGCCGAATCCATGTGTACCCACAAGCTATTAAGAAGCTCTAGGTTGTTCTGGAGTTATTGCTAATACCTGAGATTTGGGTGTACTTGATCAGTGGGCTTTACATTGACAGTACATAAAGCTGCCCTAAAAGCAGGATATGACACAGtgaattattttgtttgggCTGGTTCAGCATGCTGTGGGATGGTTTGCTGTATATTACTGCGTCCTAGAAATAACATTCTAAAGGAGGCTACCAGTAGggagaaaacatgaaaagagaTGAAGTTAAAGCAGGGGGAGGATGATTTTATGTAGGCACCTAAACGTGCATCACATTTTATGAAGAACTCCCAGGTACTATGTGCAGTTCTAGATGGAAGGTCCCTGCATAGCACAGAAATCTCTGTCTTACAGAGTAGTAACCCATGAAATGCCTCCTCACATCACAGAGGCTTTCACAGCCTTCTCTCAGACCTGTATGAGTTAGTGGATATTTTACATGATGTAAAGTTATTTTAACTTAATCTTCAAGTGGAAACTTGGCCATTCACCTCAACTtgaatttaaaagttaaaaaaaaaaaagccttaagCCTGGTTTGTTCCATTTGCTAGGTCCTGTGGTCTGCTCCCCCATCACACGTGTGCACATGTGTTTCATCTCCCACAAAGTTGCAAAATAACCCAGAAAATCTGTTGGTGAGATTTTGCAGGGGCACTGCTCAACTCACTGTTAAGTCACAGGAAACTCCTCATGCAGCATGCTGGGTGGAAACTAAAAACCAGACATGAGGTCAAAGCCTGTGCAAGCCCTTTTTGTAAGTGCTGGCCTGGGTGGGAGTCAATAATCTCGGAAAGAGTGAGGGTGTGCAAATTGAaaacagctctgcctcccacccTGAACCTGAACCCCTCTCTGTTAGACACAGGTCATGACTGAGGTCTTGATTAGGCCAGGCTGCTTCCTCTCCTGGTGCTGATGTGCTGTGCCTCCCACTTACCCAAGTGccttaatattttaatatcatAATGCATTCTTTCTAAAAAGCTCCTTAGTTAGACAGGATGGCTATGAATATTGATTTAAATGGATACTATGAATATTGATTTAAATGAATTTGATGAGTATTGATTGAATTTTGAGATGGTTTAAATGAAAGAACATGCAAAAGTACAAATTACTGTTCAGTTTCAGCATAAGGGGATTTGCCTTTTAACCACATTATCTTTTAtccccctcagccccttccTTCACAACCACCTCCCTCATAGCAGCCCCTCAAGACATGGCCTCCAAGAGAGCATTGGTGATCCTGGCTAAGGGGGCAGAGGAGATGGAAACTGTAATCCCCACTGATGTTATGAGAAGGGCTGGGGTGAGTATGAGGCAGTGAATAATCTGGTCAAGGGGAAATCATTGCTTCAAGCTGAGGTTCATTTCCTGGAATTCAGTGTGTGGTCTGTGAAGTAAAAATTTACCCTCATCATCTTACTGCTTAGCAAATACTTGTGTCATGCTGACATTTGTTGGTAAcctttaaaaataccaaaatctGATGTGAACTAGAGCAAATATTTCAAGTAAATCCTACTCTGTCAGAAAACACAGCTACCTCCAGGTGTAGTAACTGGAAGTGCCTCTTTTGTAGGGGTCTGAAAACCTCAGTACATTACAGCTCATGACATTGCTTAAATGAATTTCAGAAGTAGCTCAAGAAAAGCTATTTACTACAGTTCTGGCTGTTGGGATTCCTTAAGTTGTTTGTTACTCTTGTAGTTGTAGTAGCACATTGTTATCTCATTAGGAATGAAAATAATACTTTAAATAAACATACTAACTTCACTTATATAGAaatgactgaaataaaaattacctTCTCCCACCACTTTGTCATTCCATCACTGTGCTCCCCATTTTGGCTGTCAGAAGAGGAACAAGCTCTCAGTACATCTTTGCTTGCACTACTTAAGAACTGACATATAAGAAAAATGCCCTGAAGTTTTgttttataataatatatttgttCTCCTGTTAGATCAAGGTGACTGTTGCAGGCCTAACAGGAAAAGAGCCAGTGCAGTGCAGTCGAGATGTCTTCATTTGTCCTGATGCCAGTCTTGAAGATGCCAGAAAAGAGGTTGGTCAGCACCCTTCTCTGACATAAATAAtggccagcacagcctctctcaCAGTTTCTGAGGTAACTTCTGAGAAGTTcaccaaatttcccaaaattcaccaaaagtCTGAGGTGAATTTGGAAAGCTTATGCATTACCTTTGGGCATATGTTGCATGTTGTGTGAACTCTGTGCAGCAGTGAATTACAGAGCTGTACAATCAGACAGATTTCTGAATTCTGCCTAAGTATTTGAGTTTTGCAAAGGGCCAGTCACAGAGCttcatttttcctgttaattGGCTCAACAAAATACTGTGATTTGGGCCAACTCAAAAGTTCTGATGGGAAGCTAAATAATGTTATAGTTAGACCTGTACAGTAAGGTTGGAGCAAAACCACTTTTCTTTACAACACAAGAGCTGTCACTTGCTTGCTGAAGCTTTTAAGTGCACTAGACTTAAAAGTCAGTTCTGTGAGAGACTTAATTGATAATAGGCTTTTCCTGGAACAGGAAATAGTATTTTTGTCATAATTGGAACTGGTTTTCTGATCATAAAGTGTTGTTCAGTTGAAGAAAAGATTGATTTCCACTTGAATCAGCTGCAGTGGTCTTCAAACAGGGTAATGTATGTAAAGAGTGGAATGTGTGTGTCAGCCTCTATTCAACAGAACAATTTTATCTTTGTTTAGGGGCCTTATGATGTTGTGGTCCTGCCTGGAGGGAACCTTGGGGCTCAAAACTTGTCTGAGGTAAAGTTCTGGCATTTTATAAATTCATGGGCATTCTCACGAGTAGTGGGGTGGTCAGCATTGTTTGGTAACCCTGCATATTCAGTTCAGCATCTAGAAATTCTGTTCTGAATGAATCAGTAAACTAATTGTTAATGGTCTTAAGCCTTCTTGTGATTATTTAGGTGGGACAGCTGGGTAAGTTCTTGGCCATGAGTGCCTagtaaaacagaataaaaattgaGAGAatataacagaagaaaaatgttgtgCTTTATGGGAAGATCTCTGTTCATATTCATATGAAGATGAAACAGTTGCAAATGAAGATTTATTGCTGAAACACAAAACTGTCCAAACCCAAGGGACTCTGCTCCCTTGCAGAATTCTGGCTCTGGGGTGGTATGAATTCCTTGTGGGAGGCAGACAAACAGATTGATCTATCAAATAGCCTTTAGGTGGTGTCACAGAGTTTGTAAGCCATGGAGTATGAGACAAATATCCCATATAAATTTTCTTAAGAATCATAGAGACTGACTGGAGGTATCTTATGAATAGTGTTTTCTGTTGGTTCTGTATTTTCAAAGAACTTTTTATGGCCAGGGGTTAACCAGCTTTCATGTGGGTCAAGTACTTCCTTGCAGTTCCTTCtgatttccttcctcttctggGGCAAGCATGTTTTGgtttcagtttttctgctttttatgttCTCATTGCCCTctgtcctggggcagggagaaaaaattCCAGTTGGTTTTCTGTACAAAACATGTTCAtgaaatttcactgaaaactgTTTCAAATAACCAACTCCAAGCAATGACTTGTGCTGTTTCTCCATACAGTCTGCTGCTGTGAAAGACATTTTGAAAGaccaggaaagcagaaaaggcctgaTTGCTGCAATATGTGCAGGTGGGTTAACAAAGTGTCTTGCTTTCTAAAGCATTTGGATATTTTGAAGGAGCATGAAGAGTTTCCTGTCTTAGAAATCTGTGTTTCTGTAATTTAGTATGAGGAATTTGTGcctgaatatatatatatatatctttcagcatctgatttttttttgtaaatttaatAGCAGAGAAGTCTCTAAAATAATTGTGAACATTTATCCTGCAAGTTCAGGTTGTTACCTAGTTGTCTCCAATCAGCTGTGTTactgtctttaaaataaaaagtgaaatgtAGTgtgctaggattttttttaagtgtgtgTTTATTCTGATGATCTTTCTGCAAGTGTACAGCACTGGCAGAATGTCATTGCTGTAAATTTATCTCACATAACCACTCCTGCCCTTTAGCTTCAGAAAGAAGGCCAGAAATATAGAATTACAGTCTCAcccttcctgagctgcagcaaaaAATGGACTTGCTTTGAGGAGAGGGTTGTCTGCTTAGATATTCTGCACAGATTGATATCCAGATCATGAACTTTGTGagatttgtgttttaaaaagtaGTGAAAAATTGCCAATACTGAAATTGCCAATACTGCAACTGAAGGCTGGTCTAGGGAGCTGAAGCTGAGAGTGAGGGGAGAGATGATGAATGCATTAAAGGCAGTCAGAATGTGCTCCAGGAGGGGATTTTTCACTTTTGTATTTAGGTACATTGCTGGAggggttttctgcttttcttcctcatttagtgctgggcacacagggctgtgaaCATTCCTCCACTTGGCAGTGATGCTCTTGTGCTGCTTTATCTGTGTCTCTTGCAGAACAACCCTAATTCACATCTGCCCAGTAGAGGCCTTTGCTTGTAAGCAGGATGATTCTTAGAGGTCATTCCAACTGAACACAAAAGAGGTTATTTCCTGTACTAAATCCAGAATTAAATTAACAGAAATGAAACTCATGTCATACAAATCCTGCCTTCAGTTTCTTTTGGAGTTCCCATAAGGATTTCCTGACTGATGACTTAGCACTTCTTGACACAAATTCTTCACTCAATTCAGGGTAAGGAGGAAGtatgaaaagaaaagagaaactcTTGGAACCAAAAATGGAATAATTAGTCCATGATCTGTCCAAAATACTGCTTGGCACACAACTGCAGCATGTAGAGACTTGCTCAAATGAAATCCTATCTGTTAAGTTTTAATTCAAGGTTTAACAAGGTTGTAAAGTAATTGTAGGTAATTAATGTTCAGATTGAAATGCAGGCCTTTTGTTTCTTAATATCaagcagttttaaataaaatgtctgGAAGTTCTTCACTCCTTCAAAGGCAGCACAGTCATGGGTGGGACATCAGTGTGAACTGTAATGTGAGAGCTTTTTGCTTCAGAGGTTGGGCTGGCATCAGTGTTTATAAAAAGTAGTCTGTGCCCAGTGAGCTTTGCCCCCTGGGGGTCCCAGTGCCCAAAAGTCTGTTCTGTCAGTGCAGCAGAAGGCAATTCCTCACTGCTGCAACTCTGTGTTCTTGCAGGTCCTACTGCCCTTCTGGCCCATGGCATTGGGTATGGAAGCAAAGTCACCACACATCCTCTGGCCAAAGACAAAATGATGAATGGGGGTATGTTTCTGTCCAAACACTTctcagatattttaatttatttttcttacctgAACccacaatttaaaaaagaagaacagcttttttttccttgcttttctctctgaattgATTCTATACCACCAGAAAATAGATGGCTGCACTAACACTGATCCTTGGGggaatcctgctgctgctgtcatgtTAGGAGCATTTATTGCCTTATCTCTTGAGTCTGAGCTACCTCCTGCCCCTTTGGTTCTTTGCCTCAGTGGTCCCAGCAGCAAACTCTGGTGGtatttttcctgctctcctgtgaGTGGTGCTTTGGTTCTGTGGCAGCTGATGGCTCCACACTTCTTTGTCCAGCCTAAGGGAAGGGATGGTGAAACACTGAGGGTCATTCTGTGAGCATTAATGAGGCTGGAGGGGAGCAGATGGCTTCCCCCAATATCTTCTGCATGCACCtggaataaaagaaatttatgAACAGCTCCACAAAAGCAGACTTCCAGAAGTAACCTCATGACAGGCTCAGTGACAGCTTTTTGAGGAGCTTTTAGAATCAGAGGAGCATTCCCACAACCTGGAGGCCCTGAggacagcaggcagggatgaggtgctcagaggcagtgctggggtccTTGTGGCCTCTGTGGCTCTGTGGaggaggcagtgctggggtccTTGTGGCCTCTGTGGCTCTGTGGaggaggcagtgctggggtctTTGTGGCACTGTGGAGGACACAGGAGCTGACCCTGTTGCTGTTGTGTCCCCAAGCACACTACTCGTACTCGGAGAGCCGCGTGGAGAAGGACGGGAACATCCTCACCAGCCGCGGGCCTGGCACCAGCTTTGAGTTTGGCTTGGCCATCGTGGAAACTCTGCTGGGCAAGGAAGTGGCTGAACAGGTGAAGGCACCTCTAATACTGAAAGATTGAAATCCTGGTGTGGGAGAGGCACTAGGAGAAATTTAGATGGAGAGTTTTATCCTTTGTAGAATAACTGTAATGTGCACTGTTGTAAATACACTTTAATTGTGGGTGAAATTAGTAACTGTACTTACCTGAACTGGGATACCTTAACAAACCAAAGGTCTTCATTTCTGGAAAAACATCCTGTTAGCAAAGAGCTCTGTCACAAAAAACCAGCCAGCATCTAATAATCCTAGTTAGTTCTTGgatgacatttaaaaatcacatggaaaaatgtttgctgagtaaataaaaatagagcATCCCTACTGGTGTGttgttcttttctgtgttcTCTCCCAACCCAGACCCATGAAACCTTTTTACCACCATGTACTACTTAAAACAACATCTGTTTAGATTCTCACACAGTTCTTCTGAAGTCTGAGCAGGAATGAGAAGGTGGCCAAGCACTGAACAAGCTCCCTAGAGAGCTGTCATGATCCCAGGTCTGCTAGCATTCATGAAATGTTTGGACAGCACTTCTCACAACACTTCTTCTGCCTCTATGATTTAGCTTTTAGGCTGCCCTGTATGGAGTCAGGAATTGGTTTTGATGACCTTCATgagtctcttccaactcaggatgTTCTCTGATTTCATGACATAGATTATTAAGTTGTAAcctaaaattagtttaaaaatgttGAATTTCTTGTGTACAAATAAGGCAAATAATTAGTATTAATTTTCCAACAGTGTTGGAACTAAATGAAAAGTGTGAATTTACATACCTTGTCAAGCACCCCAGAGTTCCTGCAGGTTGAACATGATACCTTGAAATTTGTCTTCTGCATTCGATGACTGCAGATCCATTGAGCTATTTGGGCAGCTAATAATCAGTATAAAGCATGAAGTTTGGATTTGGTAGAATGCCACCAGTAGCAGTGTTTGTTTCTGCTACAAGCCTGGCTTAAGAGAGCCTTTGTCAGTTTGGAGGAGTTGCAGGACAGGTCTCTGGAGGAAGTACTGGAGCTCTATTCCCATGAGAATTAAGAACTTGGCATCGATTTCCATCTTTGCTACCTTCCATTCCCCAAATCATTCTGGTGTTACCTG
This portion of the Zonotrichia leucophrys gambelii isolate GWCS_2022_RI chromosome 21, RI_Zleu_2.0, whole genome shotgun sequence genome encodes:
- the PARK7 gene encoding Parkinson disease protein 7, giving the protein MASKRALVILAKGAEEMETVIPTDVMRRAGIKVTVAGLTGKEPVQCSRDVFICPDASLEDARKEGPYDVVVLPGGNLGAQNLSESAAVKDILKDQESRKGLIAAICAGPTALLAHGIGYGSKVTTHPLAKDKMMNGAHYSYSESRVEKDGNILTSRGPGTSFEFGLAIVETLLGKEVAEQVKAPLILKD